From Marmota flaviventris isolate mMarFla1 chromosome X, mMarFla1.hap1, whole genome shotgun sequence, the proteins below share one genomic window:
- the LOC139703303 gene encoding zinc finger protein 709-like, whose translation MISVTFEDVAVNFMKEEWVLLDASQKNLYRDVMLEVLRNLASIGNKCDEKNIENQIKNFGSNLRQITSHYGPEYCKHEECEDKPCELKQYRKSLVSLKSVHTQMLTQTGDGPCESIVCGKVISCSNDIQRHEDSHTGWQPDECQQCDEASSSPTDVQRHTRTHRSGKAFQCEVCGKAFHSPTLFRKHERTHSGMKPHECKEGGKTLVSPTGLHSHVITHTGKVLFKCNVCGKDFAYRSLFRIHQRKHTREKPYESQQCGKAYTTLSYLQTHEQIHTDEKSNECQQYGKVFTTSLSLHRHERTHTGEKPYRCQQCGKAYTTSSYLRIHEQIHAGEKPNECQQCEKVFTTSSSLHKHERTHTGEKPYECKQCGKAFTQSTHLHSHEKTHTGEKPYECQQCGKAFSTSSYLQIHVRTHSGEKPYECKQCGKAFAQSSNLHSHKKTHMKKKPYECQQCGKACTSLCYLQRHEQIHTGMKTNECQQCGKVFTTSGSLHRHERTHTGEKPYECKQCGKAFSTSSYLQIHVRTHSGEKPYACQQCGKAFSTSSYLQIHVRTHSGEKPYECKQCGKAFAQLSNLHSHKKTHTKKKHYVCQQCGKACTSLSYLQRHEQIHTGEKTNECQQCGKVFTTSSSLHRHERTHTGERPYQCQQCGKAYSTSSYLKIHEQIHAGEKPNECQQCGKVFTTSFSLHQHERTHTREKPYECKQCGKAFSTSSYLQIHVRTHSGEKPNECQQCGKAFSTSSYLQIHERTHSGEKPYECKQCGKAFTMSSKLHRHEKTHTGEKPYECQQCGKAFSTSSYLQIHKRMHTGEKPFECKQCGKAFALSSSLHSHKKTHTKKKPYECQQCGKVFTTSSNLHRHEQRHTREKPYEYQQCAGPLDTSSEPHIHGRIHAEEKPNEYQQCGNAFFFHRHEGTHTQEKPYQCMQSAKAFTQSSHLCSHERTHTGEKPYECQQWGKAVVISHQLHLHEQTHIAKKLY comes from the exons GAAACAAATGTGATGAGAAGAACATTGAAAATCAGATCAAAAATTTTGGGAGCAATCTAAG GCAGATCACATCTCACTATGGACCCGAATACTGCAAGCATGAAGAATGTGAAGACAAGCCATGTGAATTGAAACAATACAGAAAATCTCTGGTTTCTCTCAAAAGTGTTCACACACAAATGTTAACACAAACTGGAGATGGACCCTGTGAAAGTATAGTATGTGGGAAAGTCATCAGTTGTTCGAATGACATTCAAAGGCATGAAGATTCACATACTGGGTGGCAACCtgatgaatgtcaacaatgtgatGAAGCCTCATCTTCTCCCACAGATGTTCAAAGACACACAAGAACACATAGGAGTGGTAAAGCTTTTCAATGTGAggtatgtgggaaagcctttcatTCCCCcactttatttagaaaacatgaaagaactcattctGGAATGAAACCCCATGAGTGTAAAGAAGGTGGTAAAACCTTGGTTTCACCCACAGGTCTTCACAGTCACGTGATCACGCACACTGggaaagtactttttaaatgtaaCGTATGTGGGAAAGACTTTGCTTACCGAAGTTTATTTagaatacatcagagaaaacatactagagagaaaccctatgaaagtcaacaatgtggaaaagcctacaCTACTTTGTCTTACCTTCAGACGCATGAACAAATCCATACTGATGAGAAGAGCAATGAATGCCAACAATATGGAAAAGTCTTCACTACTTCTTTATCCCTTCACAGACATGAACGgacgcatactggagagaagccctatcgatgtcaacaatgtggaaaagcctacaCTACTTCATCTTACCTTCGGATACATGAACAAATCCATGCTGGAGAGAAGCCCAATGAATGCCAACAATGTGAAAAAGTCTTCACTacttcttcttcccttcacaAACATGAACGgacgcatactggagagaagccctatgaatgtaagcagtgtggcaaagccttcactcagtCCACTCAtcttcactcacatgaaaaaactcatactggggagaagccctatgaatgtcaacaatgtgggaaagccttcagtacTTCTTCCTACCTTCAGATACATGTGCGGACTCAtagtggggagaagccctatgaatgtaagcagtgtggcaaagcttttgctCAATCGTCTAACCTTCACTCACATAAAAAAACTCATATGAAaaagaaaccctatgaatgtcaacaatgtgggaaagcctgcACTAGTTTGTGTTACCTTCAGAGACATGAACAAATCCATACTGGAATGAAGACCAATGAAtgccaacaatgtggaaaagtcttcACTACTTCTGGTTCCCTTCACAGACATGAACGgacgcatactggagagaagccctatgaatgtaagcagtgtgggaaagcctttagtACTTCTTCCTACCTTCAGATACATGTGCGGACTCAtagtggggagaagccctatgcatgtcaacaatgtgggaaagccttcagtacTTCTTCCTACCTTCAGATACATGTGCGGACTCATAGTggggagaaaccctatgaatgtaagcagtgtggcaaagcttttgctCAATTGTCTAACCTTCACTCACATAAAAAAACTCATACGAAAAAGAAACACTATGTATgtcaacaatgtgggaaagcctgcACTAGTTTGTCTTACCTTCAGAGACATGAACAaatccatactggagagaagaccaatgaatgccaacaatgtggaaaagtcttcactacttcttcttcccttcacaGACATGAACGAACGCATACTGGAGAGAGGCCCTatcaatgtcaacaatgtggaaaagcctacaGTACTTCATCTTACCTtaagatacatgaacaaatccatgctggagagaagcccaatgaatgccaacaatgtggaaaagtcttcactacttctttttcccttcaccaacatgaacgaactcatactagggagaagccctatgaatgtaagcagtgtggcaaagccttcagtACTTCTTCCTACCTTCAGATACATGTGCGGACTCATAGTGGGGAGAAGCCCAATGAATGTCaacagtgtgggaaagccttcagtacTTCTTCCTACCTTCAGATACATGAGCGGACTCAtagtggggagaagccctatgaatgtaagcagtgtggcaaagccttcactatGTCCTCTAAACTTCATAgacatgaaaaaactcatactggggagaagccctatgaatgtcaacaatgtgggaaagccttcagtacTTCTTCCTACCTTCAGATACATAAACGgatgcatactggagagaagccctttgaatgtaagcagtgtggcaaagcttttgctCTATCGTCTAGCCTTCACTCACATAAAAAAACTCATACAAAaaagaaaccctatgaatgtcaacaatgtggaaaagtcttcACTACTTCTTCTAACCTTCACAGACATGAACAAAGGCATACTAGAGAGAAGCCTTATGAATATCAACAATGTGCAGGACCCCTTGACACATCCAGTGAACCTCACATACATGGAAGAATTCATGCAGAAGAGAAGCCTAATGAATACCAACAATGTGGAAACGCCTTTTTCTTTCACAGACATGAAGGGACTCACACTCAAGAGAAACCCTATCAATGTATGCAGTCTGCCAAAGCTTTCACTCAGTCCTCTCATCTTTGCTCacatgaacgaactcatactggagagaagccctatgaatgtcaacaatgggGAAAAGCCGTTGTTATATCCCATCAGCTTCACTTACATGAACAAACTCATATTGCAAAGAAATTGTACTGA